Proteins found in one Amycolatopsis umgeniensis genomic segment:
- a CDS encoding AAA family ATPase yields the protein MSVNDQDATVDGRAARPDAPDWWIYRGTGRPIHDIDLAQLLPAPPPWRSYRGDPPPEHDVPPPDDGEMERRLGTAFTLSEQDTDAGELNMVNAALYLRRPLLVTGNPGTGKSSLAYRIARELGLGRVLRWAITSHTALSSGLYGYDAIGRVQAAATSQAQRGGEAEEPPIGDFVRLGPLGTAFLPGRLPRVLLIDELDKSEADLPNDLLSIFEDGEFSIEELARVRNRHPEVTVHTADPQRTAVVRDGRIACHAFPIIIMSSNGEREFPPAFLRRCLQLRIENPDHDQLAAIVASHLVTENGEHRDRLIREFAERSKAEGGLPTDRLLDAVYLATSGAYQPDQEAWPRLVDALWQRLTVR from the coding sequence ATGAGTGTGAACGATCAGGACGCGACCGTGGACGGACGGGCCGCCCGGCCCGATGCACCCGATTGGTGGATCTACCGGGGTACCGGCAGGCCGATCCACGACATCGATCTCGCGCAACTGCTGCCCGCGCCGCCACCGTGGCGGTCTTACCGGGGTGATCCGCCGCCGGAGCACGACGTGCCGCCGCCGGACGACGGCGAGATGGAGCGTCGTCTCGGTACCGCGTTCACGCTTTCCGAGCAGGACACCGACGCGGGTGAATTGAACATGGTCAACGCCGCGCTGTACCTGCGGCGGCCGTTGCTGGTCACGGGGAATCCCGGAACCGGGAAGTCCAGTCTCGCGTACCGGATCGCCAGGGAACTCGGTCTCGGCCGGGTGCTGCGCTGGGCGATCACGAGTCATACCGCGCTGAGTTCCGGGCTGTACGGCTACGACGCCATCGGCCGGGTGCAGGCCGCGGCGACGAGTCAGGCGCAGCGCGGCGGCGAGGCCGAAGAACCGCCGATCGGTGATTTCGTCCGGCTCGGCCCGCTGGGCACCGCGTTCCTGCCCGGCAGGCTGCCCCGCGTGCTGCTGATCGACGAACTGGACAAATCCGAGGCGGATCTGCCCAACGATCTGCTGTCGATCTTCGAGGACGGCGAATTCTCCATCGAGGAATTGGCCCGCGTGCGCAACCGGCATCCCGAAGTCACCGTGCACACCGCCGACCCGCAGCGCACCGCCGTCGTCCGCGACGGCCGGATAGCTTGCCACGCGTTCCCGATCATCATCATGAGCAGCAACGGAGAGCGGGAGTTCCCGCCCGCCTTCCTCCGCCGGTGCCTGCAATTGCGGATCGAGAACCCCGATCACGACCAGCTCGCGGCGATCGTCGCCAGCCATCTGGTCACCGAGAACGGCGAACACCGGGACAGGCTCATCCGGGAATTCGCCGAACGGAGCAAGGCCGAAGGCGGACTCCCCACCGACAGGCTGCTCGATGCCGTCTACCTGGCGACGTCGGGCGCGTACCAGCCGGATCAGGAGGCGTGGCCGCGGCTGGTGGACGCACTCTGGCAACGACTGACGGTGCGGTGA
- a CDS encoding PucR family transcriptional regulator, whose product MEALAARLSHLDPDVEGVIRVVMFYDTLMRRRVDLAALARATAGLAECVAGIRLHGTGRTIRMAPDGREAAPPASASITTAITLDDEEIGTVWLEREGGPGALDEAVLDRLAIAVATVVERYGPARTTMADPALVELVISAASDDAARNRALRLLGFPADPPVFVVAVRSEIPLEKIGGLLCPARPVKAAPLTDVGIILATTVDPARLPEGVRAGIGAGGCPHRSWQDARTALRFTTARQPVIRYDDLGALALLARIPEEDTRANADVVAITRLATDPEDLRTLDAYCATGSVRQAADSLHLHHSSVARRLTQIGKSLAVELNDPAGLTRARLALTAWRLLGE is encoded by the coding sequence ATGGAGGCACTCGCCGCGCGGTTGTCGCATCTGGATCCCGATGTCGAAGGCGTGATCCGGGTCGTGATGTTCTACGACACCCTGATGCGGCGGCGGGTCGACCTCGCGGCGCTGGCCCGTGCCACGGCGGGGCTGGCGGAATGCGTGGCGGGCATCCGGCTCCACGGCACGGGGCGCACGATCCGCATGGCGCCCGACGGCCGCGAAGCCGCCCCGCCCGCGTCGGCGTCCATCACGACGGCGATCACCCTCGACGACGAGGAGATCGGCACGGTGTGGCTGGAACGCGAGGGTGGGCCCGGCGCCCTCGACGAGGCGGTGCTGGACAGGCTCGCGATCGCCGTGGCGACGGTCGTCGAACGGTACGGACCGGCCCGCACCACCATGGCCGATCCGGCGCTGGTGGAACTCGTGATCAGCGCAGCCAGCGACGACGCCGCCAGGAACCGGGCCTTGCGGCTGCTGGGTTTCCCCGCCGATCCGCCGGTCTTCGTGGTCGCCGTCCGGTCGGAGATCCCGCTCGAGAAGATCGGCGGCCTGCTCTGCCCGGCCCGTCCGGTCAAGGCGGCGCCGCTCACGGACGTGGGCATCATCCTGGCCACCACGGTGGATCCGGCCCGGCTGCCGGAAGGCGTACGCGCCGGGATCGGTGCCGGCGGCTGCCCGCACAGGTCCTGGCAGGACGCGAGGACCGCCCTGCGGTTCACGACCGCCCGCCAGCCGGTGATCCGCTACGACGACCTGGGGGCGTTGGCGCTGCTCGCGCGGATCCCCGAGGAGGACACGCGGGCCAACGCCGACGTCGTCGCGATCACGAGGCTGGCGACGGATCCGGAGGATCTGCGGACGCTGGACGCCTACTGCGCCACGGGTTCCGTACGCCAGGCCGCCGACTCCCTGCACCTGCACCACAGCAGCGTCGCGCGCCGGCTCACCCAGATCGGCAAGAGCCTGGCCGTCGAACTGAACGACCCCGCGGGCTTGACCCGGGCCAGGCTCGCCCTCACCGCTTGGCGGCTGCTCGGCGAGTGA
- a CDS encoding S1 family peptidase, which produces MRLRSLVLLAGTAFMALLGSTAPAAIAAEPSGAQPMIIGGQNAQSGPWAARLFVNGQQNCTATIIAPQYILTAKHCVASSGTYTFRIGSLDQQSGGTMATGSTITRHSGADLAIVKLTSSVNATYSPLGTTSNVAVGQNVQVYGWGATSQCGSEINCQSRYLKVATVRVNSVNCSDYNGGVAVCANRVNGITAGGDSGGPMFSGGRQVGVASTSDRSNNTAYTNITRYRSWIQQVAGV; this is translated from the coding sequence ATGCGACTGCGCTCCCTCGTCCTGCTGGCCGGTACCGCCTTCATGGCGCTGCTCGGCTCGACCGCCCCCGCCGCGATCGCCGCCGAGCCTTCCGGTGCGCAGCCGATGATCATCGGAGGCCAGAACGCGCAGAGCGGTCCCTGGGCGGCCCGGCTGTTCGTGAACGGCCAGCAGAACTGCACCGCGACGATCATCGCGCCGCAGTACATCCTCACCGCCAAGCACTGTGTCGCCAGCAGCGGCACCTACACCTTCCGGATCGGCAGCCTCGACCAGCAGAGCGGTGGCACCATGGCCACCGGCTCGACCATCACCCGGCACTCGGGCGCCGACCTCGCCATCGTCAAGCTGACCAGTTCGGTCAACGCCACCTACTCGCCGCTCGGCACCACGAGCAACGTCGCGGTCGGCCAGAACGTCCAGGTCTACGGCTGGGGCGCGACCAGCCAGTGCGGTTCCGAGATCAACTGCCAGTCCCGTTACCTGAAGGTCGCCACCGTCCGGGTCAACTCGGTCAACTGCAGTGACTACAACGGCGGCGTCGCGGTGTGCGCGAACCGCGTCAACGGCATCACCGCCGGCGGCGACTCGGGCGGCCCGATGTTCTCCGGTGGCCGTCAGGTCGGTGTCGCGTCGACCAGTGACCGGTCGAACAACACCGCCTACACCAACATCACCCGTTACCGCAGCTGGATCCAGCAGGTCGCCGGCGTCTGA